Proteins encoded in a region of the Ornithodoros turicata isolate Travis chromosome 3, ASM3712646v1, whole genome shotgun sequence genome:
- the LOC135390099 gene encoding mucolipin-2-like: MDNGSKNHIQGRVRVVLRRDHCDLDCSRTFGRSDSFGSSVDVNFVDSNDGSYSCEALRNDFGRLPDQLTEYVRTKLRCHFMNPIEKWRTRGRLPWKLILQILKVFVVTAQVIVFGCASSAFQEQHRNTRMTLEHLLLKGWDTARDVLIYPPPQGPYAVYTVTEFYEHVEYVVQHYSSITTAPIRTFWYSSESEEIVPITFCVTKYKNGTVWPSNSTLFLDSEVVVECLDLNTTWPANSDLWRAFSMKKFLSDAGFTIVFEQLIRAELRFTLTTLYKRKFVDVEALECYRSLYRSQKLRAKAAQFFRAKYKKNLSWSDKLLFLDFWFVMIIVDDCLLVVGSSFKIQIDERMIPGLRYNMCSLFLGSGTLFAWCGLLRYVGYFKTYNILILTLKRAVPTIMRFLLCGALLFSGYVVCGWVVIGPHHIKFETTAKAAECLFSITNGDDVFSTFAMMFKKDNTAVSYFATVYLYSFIILFTYLIVSLFVAIIVDAYEIIKDNESTISSTSPIQRFLEENEDRPDNDISVSPSREHDLNGAVSCGQNLEG, from the exons ATGGACAACGGGAGCAAGAACCACATACAGGGCCGAGTACGAGTAGTGCTTCGCCGCGATCACTGCGACCTCGACTGCTCCAGGACATTTGGACGCAGCGACAGCTTCGGATCTTCGGTCGACGTCAACTTCGTCGACAGCAATGACGGCTCCTATTCCTGTGAGGCGCTTCGGAACGACTTCGGTCGCCTTCCGGACCAACTGACCGAGTACGTGAGGACGAAACTTCGCTGCCACTTCATGAACCCCATTGAAAAATGGCGCACGAGGGGGCGTCTCCCGTGGAAGCTGATCTTGCAGATCTTGAAAGTGTTTGTTGTGACGGCGCAAGTGATTGTGTTCGGTTGCGCGAGTTCAGCCTTTCAGGAGCAACACAGGAACACGAGGATGACCCTCGAACACCTGCTCCTGAAAGGTTGGGACACCGCGAGGGACGTGTTAATATACCCGCCGCCCCAAGGTCCGTACGCTGTGTACACCGTGACAGAGTTCTACGAGCACGTCGAGTATGTTGTGCAGCATTACAGCAGCATCACAACGGCACCGATCAGGACGTTCTGGTACAGCTCCGAAAGCGAAGAGATTGTACCGATCACGTTTTGCGTGACGAAATACAAGAACGGAACGGTGTGGCCGTCTAACTCGACACTGTTCTTGGACAGTGAAGTGGTTGTAGAGTGCTTGGACTTGAACACGACCTGGCCAGCCAATTCAGATCTGTGGCGAGCGTTCTCGATGAAGAAGTTTCTCTCCGACGCCGGGTTTACGATCGTGTTTGAACAATTGATCAGAGCTGAACTCAGGTTCACGCTAACGACGCTGTACAAGAGGAAGTTCGTTGACGTGGAGGCCCTCGAGTGTTACAG GTCACTTTACAGGTCACAGAAGTTAAGGGCAAAAGCTGCACAGTTCTTCAGGGCAAAGTACAAGAAAAATTTGTCCTGGTCAGATAAGCTGTTGTTCTTGGATTTCTGGTTCGTGATGATAATCGTGGATGATTGTTTGCTTGTGGTCGGATCTTCGTTTAAGATCCAGATCGACGAAAGGATGATCCCAGGACTAAGGTATAACATGTGTTCCCTGTTTTTAGGATCCGGAACATTGTTCGCGTGGTGCGGTCTTCTGAGATATGTCGGCTACTTCAAAACCTACAATATCCTGATACTGACATTGAAGAGGGCCGTACCAACAATCATGCGCTTCCTACTCTGTGGCGCTCTCCTCTTTTCTGGGTACGTCGTCTGCGGCTGGGTGGTGATTGGCCCACACCACATCAAGTTCGAGACGACCGCGAAGGCTGCGGAGTGTCTGTTCTCGATCACAAACGGCGACGATGTCTTCTCCACTTTTGCCATGATGTTCAAGAAGGACAATACCGCGGTGTCGTACTTCGCGACGGTTTATCTTTACAGCTTCATTATCTTGTTCACGTATCTGATAGTGTCATTGTTTGTGGCCATAATCGTGGACGCGTACGAGATTATCAAAGACAACGAATCGACTATATCCTCTACAAGTCCCATCCAGCGATTTCTGGAGGAGAATGAAGATAGACCTGACAACGATATAAGCGTGAGTCCCTCGCGGGAACACGATCTGAATGGTGCTGTTTCATGTGGACAGAATCTCGAAGGTTGA